From a region of the Methylomonas rapida genome:
- the mepA gene encoding penicillin-insensitive murein endopeptidase — protein sequence MSSSRNIVTPAFFVLSLFACANGFAGETAKVWAAFTTPTNSQVAQSIGNYTNGCIGGAMALPLFGKGYQVMRVSRNRYFGHPSLVQFIERLGQTSADQQLGTLLIGDLGQPRGGPTPSGHRSHQTGLDVDIWFMLSKHADNQMLTENERETWAAASMLDAHSGGVDYRQWTLAHAKILQIAASQPEVERIFVNPHIKRELCRNDVGHSRLWLRKIRPWWKHDDHFHVRLKCPDDNPYCAAQEPLPGGDGCDASLDWWFTPDAAAPKPAKPAPPPKLPALCEQVMQQ from the coding sequence ATGTCTTCATCGCGCAACATCGTCACTCCCGCCTTCTTCGTCTTATCGCTCTTCGCCTGCGCCAACGGATTTGCCGGCGAAACCGCGAAAGTTTGGGCGGCATTTACCACGCCGACAAACAGCCAGGTCGCTCAAAGCATAGGCAACTATACCAATGGCTGCATCGGCGGCGCCATGGCCCTGCCTCTGTTCGGCAAGGGTTATCAGGTCATGCGCGTTTCGCGCAACCGCTATTTTGGTCACCCGTCGCTCGTTCAATTCATCGAGCGGCTCGGCCAAACAAGCGCCGACCAGCAGCTTGGCACACTATTGATCGGCGACCTGGGACAACCGCGCGGCGGCCCAACCCCAAGCGGACACCGCAGCCACCAGACCGGACTGGATGTCGATATCTGGTTCATGCTGTCAAAACATGCCGATAATCAGATGCTGACGGAAAACGAACGTGAGACCTGGGCTGCAGCGTCGATGCTGGATGCGCATTCCGGCGGCGTGGATTATCGGCAATGGACTCTTGCGCACGCAAAAATCCTCCAGATTGCCGCAAGCCAGCCGGAAGTGGAGCGTATTTTTGTCAATCCCCACATCAAACGGGAATTATGCAGAAACGATGTGGGCCATTCCCGCCTATGGCTGAGAAAAATTCGCCCTTGGTGGAAACATGACGATCATTTTCATGTGCGCCTGAAGTGCCCCGATGACAATCCCTATTGCGCCGCTCAAGAGCCGTTACCGGGTGGAGATGGTTGCGATGCCAGCCTGGATTGGTGGTTTACACCGGATGCCGCCGCGCCCAAGCCCGCCAAGCCGGCGCCTCCGCCAAAGCTGCCTGCCTTGTGCGAACAAGTCATGCAGCAGTGA
- the ileS gene encoding isoleucine--tRNA ligase: MTTDYKTTLNLPKTEFAMKANLAQREPEMLKKWNENRLYQKIREHCAGRPKFVLHDGPPYANGAIHIGHAVNKVLKDIIIKSKTLAGFDAPYVPGWDCHGLPIELMVEKNVGKAGVKVSPAEFRKECRAYAKKQVNIQKEEFIRLGVLGDWDNPYLTMDFAFEADIVRSLGKIAAKGHLSKGAKPVHWCTDCGSALAEAEVEYEDKHSPAIDVRFQVVDEHAFMARCHHAPEHEGQGPLSVVIWTTTPWTLPANQAVALNPELEYAVVQCEIDGQAERLVLAEALLKDAVVRYGIGEHHVLGYCKGSALEGQMLQHPFYDRQVPVILGEHVTTDAGTGAVHTAPGHGQEDYVVGMKYNLPVDNPVGSNGVFLPNTELFAGLHVFSANDKVLEVLRERGKLVHHHALLHSYPHCWRHKTPIIFRATPQWFIAMEKNGLRDTALNEVKRVDWVPDWGQARIEAMIVNRPDWCISRQRTWGVPIAFFVHKETGELHPRTPELIEQVAKRIEQQGIDAWFELDAAELIGADAEHYEKVSDTLDVWFDSGVTHGAVLERREQLRFPADLYLEGSDQHRGWFQSSLLASVAMNDVAPYKEVLTHGFTVDAEGKKMSKSKGNVVLPQTVMKSLGADVLRLWVAGSDYRYEMSVSDEILKRTSDAYRRVRNTARFLLSNLHGFEPARHAVDKADLLALDRWVVDKAWQLQEEIKAAYSDYQFQVIYQKVLNFCSIDLGGFYLDIIKDRQYTAKEDCLARRSAQTAMHHVIESMVRWLAPIISYTADEIWQAIPGQRSESVFLETWYEGLFPLDADAAINGKTWEKVMAVRTVVSKELEQLRSQGAIGASLNAEVELYCGESYAAELNKLASELHFVFITSNAGVADMQFCPDDAVATELEGVKLKVLVSEHKKCVRCWHQRYDVGEHAEHPELCGRCVENVAGSGETRHYA, from the coding sequence ATGACCACGGATTATAAAACTACCCTCAACCTTCCCAAAACCGAGTTTGCGATGAAAGCCAATCTGGCTCAGCGCGAACCCGAGATGCTGAAAAAGTGGAACGAAAACCGGCTGTATCAAAAAATCCGCGAACATTGCGCCGGACGGCCAAAATTTGTGCTGCACGATGGGCCCCCTTATGCCAACGGCGCGATTCATATCGGTCACGCTGTCAACAAGGTATTGAAGGACATCATCATCAAATCCAAAACCTTGGCCGGTTTCGATGCGCCCTATGTGCCGGGCTGGGATTGCCATGGTTTGCCGATCGAATTGATGGTGGAAAAAAATGTCGGCAAGGCCGGGGTCAAAGTCAGTCCGGCGGAATTTCGTAAAGAATGCCGCGCCTACGCCAAAAAACAAGTCAACATTCAAAAAGAGGAATTCATCCGTCTGGGCGTGCTGGGCGATTGGGATAATCCGTATTTGACGATGGATTTTGCCTTCGAGGCCGACATCGTCCGATCGCTGGGCAAAATCGCCGCCAAAGGCCATCTCAGCAAGGGTGCGAAGCCGGTGCATTGGTGTACCGATTGCGGTTCCGCGTTGGCCGAGGCGGAAGTCGAATACGAAGACAAGCATTCGCCGGCCATCGATGTGCGCTTTCAAGTCGTCGATGAGCATGCCTTCATGGCTCGCTGCCACCATGCGCCGGAGCACGAGGGGCAAGGCCCGCTCTCGGTGGTCATCTGGACCACTACGCCGTGGACCTTGCCGGCCAATCAGGCCGTGGCGTTGAATCCCGAGCTGGAATACGCCGTGGTGCAATGCGAAATCGACGGCCAGGCCGAACGCCTGGTGTTGGCCGAAGCCTTGTTGAAGGATGCCGTGGTGCGTTACGGCATCGGAGAGCATCATGTTTTGGGCTATTGCAAGGGCAGCGCGCTGGAAGGCCAAATGCTGCAACATCCTTTCTACGACCGGCAAGTGCCTGTCATCCTGGGGGAACACGTCACCACCGATGCCGGTACCGGCGCGGTGCATACCGCTCCCGGCCATGGCCAGGAAGATTATGTGGTCGGCATGAAATACAACCTGCCGGTGGATAATCCGGTCGGCAGCAACGGCGTGTTTCTGCCGAATACCGAATTGTTCGCCGGCCTGCATGTGTTCAGTGCCAATGACAAGGTGCTGGAAGTGCTGCGCGAGCGCGGCAAGCTGGTTCATCATCATGCCTTGTTGCACAGTTATCCGCATTGCTGGCGGCATAAAACCCCGATCATCTTCCGTGCCACCCCGCAATGGTTCATTGCGATGGAGAAAAACGGCTTGCGCGATACCGCGTTGAACGAGGTCAAGCGCGTCGACTGGGTGCCGGATTGGGGGCAGGCGCGTATCGAAGCCATGATAGTCAACCGTCCCGATTGGTGTATCTCCCGTCAACGCACCTGGGGTGTACCGATTGCATTCTTTGTGCATAAGGAAACCGGTGAATTGCATCCCAGAACGCCCGAGTTGATCGAGCAGGTGGCCAAACGCATCGAGCAGCAGGGCATCGACGCCTGGTTCGAACTGGATGCGGCCGAACTGATTGGTGCCGACGCGGAGCATTACGAAAAAGTCAGTGATACCTTGGATGTCTGGTTCGATTCCGGGGTAACGCATGGCGCGGTACTCGAGCGCCGCGAACAACTGCGCTTCCCGGCAGATTTGTATCTGGAAGGCTCGGATCAGCATCGCGGCTGGTTCCAATCTTCGCTTCTGGCGTCAGTGGCGATGAACGACGTTGCGCCTTACAAGGAAGTGTTGACACACGGCTTCACCGTCGATGCCGAGGGCAAAAAAATGTCCAAATCCAAAGGCAACGTGGTGTTGCCGCAAACGGTGATGAAATCACTGGGTGCGGACGTGTTACGTTTGTGGGTGGCTGGCAGCGATTATCGCTACGAAATGTCGGTATCCGACGAAATCTTGAAACGCACTTCCGACGCTTATCGTCGTGTACGTAATACCGCGCGTTTCCTGCTATCAAATTTGCATGGGTTCGAGCCGGCACGACATGCGGTCGATAAAGCCGATTTACTGGCTCTGGATCGCTGGGTGGTCGACAAGGCCTGGCAATTGCAGGAAGAGATCAAGGCCGCATACAGCGATTATCAATTCCAGGTCATTTACCAAAAAGTACTGAATTTCTGCAGCATCGATTTGGGCGGCTTTTACCTGGACATCATCAAGGACAGGCAATACACCGCCAAGGAAGATTGTCTGGCGCGGCGGTCGGCGCAAACCGCGATGCATCACGTCATCGAATCCATGGTGCGCTGGCTGGCGCCCATCATCAGTTATACCGCCGATGAAATCTGGCAAGCCATTCCGGGGCAGCGCAGCGAATCGGTATTTTTGGAAACCTGGTACGAGGGCTTGTTTCCATTGGATGCCGATGCCGCCATCAACGGAAAAACCTGGGAAAAAGTCATGGCCGTGCGCACGGTCGTCAGCAAGGAGTTGGAGCAATTGCGCAGCCAGGGCGCGATTGGCGCCTCCCTGAATGCCGAAGTCGAGTTGTATTGCGGCGAAAGTTATGCGGCCGAGCTCAACAAACTAGCCAGCGAACTGCATTTCGTCTTCATTACCTCCAATGCCGGCGTGGCCGACATGCAATTCTGCCCGGACGATGCGGTTGCCACCGAACTGGAAGGCGTCAAATTGAAGGTGCTGGTATCCGAGCACAAAAAATGCGTGCGTTGCTGGCATCAACGTTACGACGTCGGCGAGCATGCCGAGCATCCGGAATTGTGCGGGCGCTGCGTGGAAAACGTGGCCGGCAGCGGCGAGACCCGGCATTATGCTTAA
- a CDS encoding nucleoside phosphorylase-I family protein: MSEITPTVFVFCALACEARPLIRAWQLKKLSGKGQPFAIYFGKDRVLTISGVGKQAMAGAVGYTLASFPDYAELPILLNVGIAGHPRYPAGTICLADKVVDAETGRGFFPQFPFIPPCQTAPLTTHAKPQVDYVEDALYDMEASGFYELAVKCASSELIHVVKIVSDNAETSIAAIDETRVETWMAARIDAIEAILEQLNCLRQRIPVLDLALYEQLLKRFHFSLTASLRLRALLLRWRLLRGEEAMAWGQEKPRSSRELLVWLEKQLENTDFCL, translated from the coding sequence GTGTCTGAGATTACGCCTACCGTTTTTGTTTTTTGTGCGCTGGCTTGCGAAGCCCGGCCGTTGATTCGGGCTTGGCAATTAAAAAAATTGTCGGGCAAGGGGCAGCCGTTCGCCATCTATTTCGGCAAGGACAGGGTTTTGACGATTAGCGGCGTTGGCAAGCAGGCCATGGCTGGCGCGGTCGGCTATACGCTGGCTTCATTCCCTGATTATGCGGAATTGCCGATATTGCTCAACGTGGGCATCGCCGGTCACCCGCGTTATCCGGCGGGAACGATTTGTCTGGCCGATAAGGTTGTCGACGCCGAAACAGGGCGCGGCTTTTTTCCGCAATTTCCATTCATTCCTCCCTGTCAAACCGCGCCTCTGACTACGCACGCAAAACCGCAGGTGGACTATGTCGAAGACGCCTTGTACGACATGGAAGCCAGCGGTTTTTATGAGCTTGCGGTCAAATGTGCTTCGAGCGAATTGATTCACGTCGTCAAAATAGTTTCCGATAACGCCGAGACCTCGATTGCGGCCATCGATGAAACGAGGGTGGAGACTTGGATGGCGGCGCGTATCGATGCCATTGAAGCGATATTGGAACAATTAAACTGTCTGCGGCAGCGTATTCCGGTATTGGATTTGGCTTTGTACGAACAGCTGCTGAAGCGGTTTCATTTTTCCCTGACTGCTTCGCTGCGGCTACGGGCTTTGTTGTTGCGTTGGCGGTTGTTGCGGGGCGAGGAGGCAATGGCCTGGGGGCAGGAAAAACCGAGGAGCAGCAGGGAATTGTTGGTTTGGCTGGAAAAACAACTGGAAAACACGGATTTTTGTCTGTGA
- a CDS encoding DUF4124 domain-containing protein, protein MKSPILLICLSFPVASWAGVYKCTDATGNTHYQSSPCTDESKAVQINTKTGSRVDLTEIESRKTLENEQKKQFEAQKQAEEHVRLDAIAQRKHAAIQEHELTQAMIKQNPNQFSAYAIPPYDPDKLPNSVKPFEERLPEIERFRRLAAQKALASGKCQRVEADELNAKSTQEQLIFLINCSSGASYYFNESELTE, encoded by the coding sequence ATGAAAAGCCCAATTCTTCTGATCTGTCTAAGCTTTCCCGTGGCTAGCTGGGCCGGTGTTTATAAATGCACGGATGCCACGGGCAACACTCATTACCAATCGTCCCCCTGCACAGACGAAAGCAAAGCCGTGCAAATCAATACCAAGACAGGCAGTAGAGTCGATTTAACCGAAATAGAAAGCCGAAAAACCTTGGAAAACGAACAAAAAAAGCAGTTTGAGGCACAGAAACAGGCGGAAGAACACGTCCGACTCGATGCCATAGCCCAGCGCAAGCACGCGGCCATACAGGAACACGAACTGACTCAGGCCATGATCAAGCAAAACCCCAACCAATTTTCCGCCTATGCGATTCCGCCCTACGACCCTGATAAATTGCCGAACTCGGTAAAACCGTTCGAGGAGCGATTGCCTGAAATAGAGAGATTCCGCCGCCTCGCGGCGCAAAAGGCGTTGGCAAGCGGAAAATGCCAACGTGTGGAAGCCGATGAATTGAACGCCAAAAGCACCCAGGAACAACTGATATTCCTGATCAATTGCAGCTCTGGCGCCAGCTATTATTTTAACGAATCCGAATTGACAGAATGA
- the sodB gene encoding superoxide dismutase [Fe] — translation MTFELPALPYAKDALAPHISAETIEYHYGKHHQTYVTNLNNLVPGTEFEGLSLEDIVKKSSGGIFNNAAQVWNHTFYWNCLSPNGGGAPTGGLANAIDRTFGSFDKFKEEFTKCAVTTFGSGWAWLVKNPNGTLELVSTSNAGCPLTAGQTPILTCDVWEHAYYIDFRNLRPKYLEAFWALVNWDFASANYEA, via the coding sequence ATGACTTTCGAATTACCTGCATTACCGTACGCAAAAGACGCACTGGCACCGCATATTTCCGCCGAAACCATCGAGTACCACTACGGCAAACACCATCAAACCTATGTCACCAACCTGAACAATCTGGTTCCCGGCACCGAATTTGAAGGCCTGTCCCTGGAAGACATCGTCAAAAAATCCTCCGGCGGTATTTTCAACAATGCGGCGCAAGTCTGGAACCACACCTTCTACTGGAACTGCCTGTCTCCAAACGGCGGCGGCGCGCCAACCGGCGGCCTGGCCAACGCCATCGACAGAACGTTCGGTTCCTTCGACAAATTCAAGGAAGAATTCACCAAATGCGCGGTCACCACTTTCGGCTCAGGCTGGGCCTGGCTGGTAAAAAATCCCAATGGCACACTGGAACTGGTCAGCACCAGCAACGCCGGCTGCCCACTGACCGCAGGTCAAACCCCGATTTTGACTTGTGACGTTTGGGAACACGCGTATTACATCGATTTCCGCAATCTGCGCCCTAAATATCTGGAAGCTTTCTGGGCCTTGGTCAACTGGGATTTCGCCAGCGCCAATTACGAGGCTTAA
- a CDS encoding UPF0182 family protein has translation MRNRKLLPALVGTTIIGAIVVYVAFYFVFLDFFVDLWWFRSLELEAYFWLRLLYRFIFSGAVTIFFFAIFQFHFWIASRYLGLNPPDEVWLDDTKRRRFQRFADVFFYGSAKVYTPVSFLLGVAVAIPFYMQWEDALLFFFGSSSGIKDPVYERDISFYLFSYPIYMLIQKELLTTAVLGFGATGLLYWLEHKFIPNQGREFPFGAKIHLTVLFAFIVFFVTWGFMLDRFSLLYASGREPVFFGPGFVDLRYKLPLIWLSVVAFLSIAALVIFYVFSEQHRSKTPIVIAVLGFMALTGLKNSTFLPGIIEKFIVKPNPTRTEGQFMQYNIDATMAAYDLNNINTIELPINVDATQDIEQWATQKNFENIPVWDREYLIDSYRQLQTIRPYYTFPTVDEDRYFIRGHYQQVNLAARETNVGNLSKEAQNWENTHLRYTHGFGAVVSPAAQDADIPIVWYLRDLNLSSSVGFSVKYPDIYYGMEEYKYAIVPNKLVTQNISGTDAEMARGYLGNSGVPIPSYFRKLLFAFYFKDEKIFFSPNISTDSKVLIRRNIVDRIATLTPFLHLDKDPYLVVDNDRFYWIQDAYTLSNMYPVAKPAADDFLDGVQNFNYIRNSVKIVVDAYTGKVDYYICDPDPIIAAYSRAYPGVFKPLNDMPEGLRPHLRYPRDLYYMQMKIFAKYHQNTPEAFYEQAETWQYAMVSGEPVLPYFITMNFERCNSTEEFVMINPMTPVNSNNLSMVGIAGTMDHSHCDPRSYKPGITIFKFPKAVQVNGPSQVSALIDQNPDIAAQITLWNQQGSEVKKGRMVILPMGNSILYVQPIYMLATKTKMPELARVIVSIGNQVVMDKTLSAAFTRLKALFIKDAKGPSSGISGTTTDK, from the coding sequence ATGCGTAACCGGAAACTGTTACCTGCGTTGGTAGGCACTACGATCATCGGCGCGATTGTCGTGTATGTTGCGTTTTACTTCGTGTTTCTCGATTTTTTCGTGGATTTGTGGTGGTTTAGATCCCTCGAGCTTGAAGCCTATTTCTGGTTGCGGCTGCTGTATCGGTTTATTTTCTCCGGCGCGGTGACGATATTCTTCTTCGCTATCTTCCAGTTTCATTTCTGGATTGCCTCGCGCTATCTCGGCTTGAATCCTCCGGACGAGGTCTGGCTTGACGATACCAAAAGGCGGCGCTTTCAGCGTTTTGCCGATGTGTTTTTTTACGGGTCGGCCAAAGTCTATACTCCGGTATCGTTTTTGCTGGGCGTGGCAGTTGCGATACCTTTTTACATGCAATGGGAAGATGCCTTGCTGTTCTTCTTTGGCAGCTCCTCGGGCATCAAGGACCCTGTCTACGAACGGGACATCAGCTTTTATCTGTTTTCCTACCCCATTTACATGCTGATTCAAAAGGAGCTGTTGACGACCGCCGTGCTTGGCTTCGGTGCAACAGGCCTCTTGTATTGGCTGGAGCATAAATTCATCCCCAATCAGGGGCGGGAATTTCCGTTCGGCGCGAAAATTCACTTGACCGTGCTGTTTGCGTTCATCGTGTTTTTCGTGACCTGGGGATTCATGCTGGACCGCTTCTCGCTGTTGTATGCAAGCGGTCGGGAACCCGTGTTTTTCGGCCCTGGCTTTGTCGATTTACGCTATAAATTGCCGTTGATATGGCTGTCGGTGGTGGCGTTTTTGAGCATCGCCGCCCTGGTCATTTTTTATGTGTTTTCCGAGCAACACCGCAGCAAAACGCCCATCGTCATTGCGGTGTTGGGCTTCATGGCGCTAACGGGCCTGAAGAATTCGACCTTTTTGCCCGGGATTATCGAAAAATTCATCGTCAAACCCAATCCGACGCGCACCGAAGGTCAGTTCATGCAGTACAACATCGATGCGACCATGGCGGCTTACGACCTGAATAACATCAACACCATCGAGCTGCCTATCAATGTCGACGCGACGCAGGACATCGAACAATGGGCGACACAGAAAAACTTCGAAAATATCCCGGTTTGGGACAGGGAATATCTGATCGACAGTTACCGCCAGTTGCAGACTATCCGGCCCTATTACACTTTTCCGACCGTCGACGAAGACCGTTACTTCATTCGCGGCCATTATCAGCAAGTGAACCTGGCGGCACGCGAAACCAATGTCGGTAATTTGAGCAAGGAAGCGCAAAACTGGGAAAACACCCATTTGCGCTACACCCACGGCTTTGGCGCCGTCGTGTCGCCGGCCGCGCAAGACGCCGATATTCCCATCGTCTGGTATTTGCGCGATTTGAACTTGAGCTCCAGCGTCGGCTTTTCGGTCAAGTATCCGGATATTTATTACGGTATGGAGGAGTATAAGTATGCGATTGTGCCGAACAAACTGGTGACACAAAATATCAGCGGCACGGACGCGGAAATGGCGCGTGGCTATTTGGGCAATTCCGGGGTGCCGATTCCGTCCTACTTCCGCAAGCTGCTGTTTGCGTTTTATTTCAAGGACGAGAAGATATTTTTCTCGCCGAACATTTCCACCGACAGCAAGGTGTTGATAAGGCGCAACATCGTCGACCGTATAGCGACGCTGACACCCTTTCTGCATCTGGACAAAGACCCTTATCTGGTGGTGGATAACGACCGTTTTTACTGGATACAAGACGCCTATACCCTGTCGAACATGTATCCGGTGGCCAAGCCCGCCGCCGATGATTTCCTGGATGGCGTGCAAAACTTCAATTACATCCGTAATTCGGTCAAAATTGTGGTCGATGCCTATACCGGCAAGGTCGATTATTACATTTGCGATCCCGACCCGATCATAGCGGCTTATAGCCGGGCTTATCCGGGCGTTTTCAAGCCATTGAACGACATGCCGGAGGGCTTGAGGCCGCATCTGCGCTATCCGCGCGATCTGTATTACATGCAAATGAAAATCTTCGCCAAATATCATCAAAACACGCCCGAGGCGTTTTATGAGCAGGCGGAAACCTGGCAATACGCGATGGTGAGCGGCGAGCCGGTGCTACCCTATTTCATTACGATGAACTTTGAACGTTGCAATAGTACGGAAGAATTCGTGATGATCAATCCGATGACGCCGGTCAACAGCAACAATTTGAGCATGGTGGGCATCGCTGGCACTATGGATCATTCGCATTGCGATCCGCGCAGTTACAAGCCGGGTATCACCATTTTCAAATTCCCCAAGGCCGTGCAAGTCAATGGGCCTTCGCAAGTGAGTGCATTGATCGATCAAAACCCGGATATCGCGGCGCAAATTACCTTGTGGAATCAGCAGGGATCGGAAGTCAAAAAGGGCCGCATGGTGATATTGCCGATGGGAAATTCCATTTTGTATGTACAGCCGATTTACATGTTGGCAACCAAAACCAAAATGCCCGAGTTGGCGCGGGTGATCGTATCCATCGGCAACCAAGTGGTAATGGATAAAACCTTGAGCGCAGCCTTCACGCGTTTAAAGGCGTTGTTCATCAAGGATGCTAAGGGCCCGAGCTCGGGTATTAGCGGGACTACTACCGACAAATAA
- a CDS encoding SDR family oxidoreductase, producing the protein MNTNPQTVFITGCSSGIGYVTAQLLKDRGHRVICSARKQTDVERLIAEGFECLQLDLADSASIQHAVKQLSEMTDGKIDALFNNGAFGQPGAVEDLSREALRNQFETNFFGTHELTNLLIPLMRRQGHGRILYNSSVLGFVAMKFRGAYNASKFALEGLADTLRLELRGSGLHIVLIEPGPIESRFRANAFAMYQKYIDPNRSCHKATYQAMETRLQKPGPAAPFTLPATAVAEKVIHALESKRPKARYRVTVPTYLFAGLKRLLPTTWLDRILASVA; encoded by the coding sequence ATGAATACAAATCCTCAAACCGTTTTCATCACCGGCTGCTCGTCCGGCATCGGCTATGTCACCGCCCAATTATTGAAAGATCGAGGCCATCGTGTCATTTGCTCGGCCCGCAAGCAAACCGACGTCGAGCGCTTGATCGCCGAAGGCTTCGAGTGTTTACAGCTGGACTTGGCCGACTCCGCCAGCATCCAGCACGCCGTAAAACAGCTGAGCGAAATGACCGATGGCAAAATCGATGCCTTGTTCAATAACGGCGCCTTTGGTCAGCCCGGCGCGGTGGAAGATTTGAGTCGCGAAGCACTTAGAAACCAATTCGAAACCAATTTCTTCGGCACGCATGAATTGACCAATCTACTGATTCCGCTGATGCGCCGGCAAGGCCATGGCCGCATACTCTATAACAGTTCGGTGCTGGGATTCGTCGCGATGAAGTTCCGCGGCGCCTATAACGCCAGCAAGTTTGCGCTGGAAGGCCTGGCGGACACCTTGCGCCTGGAATTGCGCGGCTCCGGTCTCCACATCGTCTTGATAGAACCCGGCCCCATCGAAAGCCGTTTTCGCGCCAACGCATTCGCAATGTATCAAAAGTACATCGATCCCAACCGCAGTTGCCATAAGGCGACTTATCAGGCCATGGAAACACGATTGCAAAAACCGGGGCCGGCCGCGCCCTTCACGTTGCCGGCAACGGCGGTGGCTGAAAAAGTGATACATGCGCTCGAATCGAAACGTCCTAAGGCGCGCTATCGGGTTACCGTTCCGACATATTTGTTTGCCGGGCTGAAACGCCTGTTGCCAACGACCTGGCTGGACAGGATTTTGGCCAGCGTGGCTTGA
- a CDS encoding CYTH domain-containing protein: MALEVEHKFLLANDNWRDEIEHSVHYKQGYLSSSPLSSIRVRISDSHAWLNIKSATIGTHRQEFEYEIPLSDAHAILDELCHKPLVEKMRHFVHHAGHVWEIDEFMGDNAGLIVAEVELSQIGESFAKPDWIGEEVTHDLRYYNNNLTKSPYKDWNK, translated from the coding sequence ATGGCTTTGGAAGTTGAACATAAGTTTTTGCTGGCAAACGACAACTGGCGCGACGAAATCGAGCATTCCGTGCATTACAAACAGGGGTATCTCAGCAGTAGTCCGTTGAGTTCTATTCGGGTGCGCATTTCGGATAGTCACGCCTGGCTGAACATCAAAAGCGCTACCATCGGCACGCATAGGCAGGAATTCGAGTACGAAATCCCGCTGAGCGACGCCCATGCGATTCTGGATGAGTTGTGTCATAAACCGTTGGTTGAAAAAATGCGTCACTTCGTTCATCACGCGGGTCATGTCTGGGAGATCGACGAGTTCATGGGAGACAACGCCGGTTTGATCGTGGCTGAGGTCGAGTTGTCGCAAATTGGTGAATCCTTTGCAAAACCGGACTGGATTGGCGAAGAAGTTACACACGATTTGCGCTACTACAACAATAATTTGACTAAAAGCCCCTACAAAGATTGGAATAAATAA
- a CDS encoding tetratricopeptide repeat protein: MSPLRASELDTSISSIESAWAEAYYQPDESRQKQTYPALLRQAADLVARHPNAAEPKIWQATIMATNAAFESSLTALSTLEKAKKLLEDAIKINPKALDGAAYVTLGTLYYMVPGWPVSFGDDEVAERLLKTSLKINPNGIDANYFYADFLLRQGREAEAEAFFQKALQAPVRKQQVFADTQLQNEAKLALANTQQRKSNAGKNKFQALFTTASASPD; this comes from the coding sequence ATGTCGCCACTGAGGGCTTCCGAGCTGGATACGTCCATTTCCAGCATCGAAAGCGCGTGGGCCGAGGCTTATTATCAACCGGACGAGTCGCGACAAAAGCAAACCTACCCTGCCTTATTGAGGCAGGCGGCGGATTTGGTTGCGCGCCATCCCAATGCGGCGGAACCCAAAATTTGGCAAGCCACGATCATGGCCACCAATGCGGCATTTGAATCCTCGCTGACCGCGCTTTCTACACTGGAAAAAGCGAAAAAATTGCTGGAAGACGCGATTAAAATCAATCCAAAAGCCCTGGATGGGGCCGCTTACGTGACGCTGGGCACGCTTTATTACATGGTGCCGGGTTGGCCGGTGTCGTTTGGGGATGACGAAGTGGCGGAGCGGCTTTTAAAGACCAGCTTGAAAATCAATCCCAACGGCATTGACGCGAATTATTTTTATGCGGACTTTTTGCTGCGGCAGGGTCGCGAGGCCGAGGCCGAAGCCTTTTTTCAAAAAGCCTTGCAGGCGCCGGTGCGGAAACAGCAGGTCTTTGCCGATACCCAGTTGCAAAATGAGGCCAAATTGGCGTTGGCCAATACGCAACAGCGCAAGTCCAACGCCGGTAAGAATAAATTTCAGGCATTGTTTACCACGGCATCGGCCAGTCCAGACTGA
- the lspA gene encoding signal peptidase II, with protein MLKWLWLSLLVLILDQASKLAIDATMQLYDSIPLLPYFNLTYAHNTGAAFSFLAKAGGWQRWLFAGLALVMSGIIGVWLARLQKHETLLAVALSLVLGGAIGNLIDRVAYGYVIDFLDVYYKDWHWPAFNIADSAICIGVGLMVLESFGVGRKEADVLQ; from the coding sequence ATGCTTAAGTGGTTGTGGTTATCCTTGCTGGTGCTGATTCTGGATCAGGCCAGCAAGCTGGCAATCGATGCCACGATGCAGCTTTATGACTCGATTCCGCTGCTGCCGTATTTCAATCTGACCTATGCCCACAATACCGGCGCCGCGTTTAGCTTTCTGGCCAAGGCCGGCGGTTGGCAGCGTTGGTTGTTTGCCGGTCTGGCGTTGGTCATGAGTGGCATCATCGGTGTTTGGCTGGCCCGATTGCAGAAGCACGAAACCTTGTTGGCGGTTGCGTTGTCGCTGGTATTGGGCGGTGCCATCGGCAATCTGATCGACCGGGTGGCCTATGGTTATGTGATCGATTTCCTCGATGTCTACTATAAAGACTGGCATTGGCCCGCATTCAATATCGCCGATTCGGCGATTTGTATCGGTGTGGGCTTGATGGTGTTGGAAAGTTTTGGTGTGGGTCGCAAGGAAGCTGACGTGTTGCAGTAA